From a single Gracilimonas sp. genomic region:
- a CDS encoding YdeI/OmpD-associated family protein yields the protein MPEPDPTKILPFASPKDLGRWLKLNHATEDELWVKIFKKKTEIPSVTWNDVVIEVLCWGWIDGIRKSLDDQAYLQRITPRRAGSNWSKRNREHAERLIKEGRMMESGLEHVRAAQSDGRWEKAYVASELEVPADFLEALHSKPKAKQFFETLNKASRYHIAYGLTSAKRPETRQRRFTKFMDMLAREEKPA from the coding sequence ATGCCTGAACCTGATCCAACAAAAATCTTGCCTTTTGCATCGCCAAAAGATCTCGGCCGATGGCTAAAACTGAATCACGCCACTGAGGATGAACTGTGGGTGAAAATATTCAAGAAGAAGACCGAAATTCCGAGCGTGACCTGGAATGATGTGGTGATTGAGGTGCTTTGCTGGGGCTGGATCGACGGCATCAGGAAGTCATTGGATGACCAGGCTTATCTCCAACGGATCACTCCCAGGAGAGCCGGAAGCAATTGGTCAAAAAGAAACAGGGAGCATGCCGAGCGCTTGATCAAAGAGGGCCGGATGATGGAGTCTGGCCTCGAGCATGTTCGTGCAGCCCAATCGGATGGCCGATGGGAGAAGGCATATGTGGCAAGTGAACTGGAAGTGCCGGCAGATTTCCTGGAAGCACTCCATAGCAAGCCAAAAGCAAAACAGTTCTTTGAAACGCTCAACAAGGCGAGTCGCTATCATATCGCCTACGGATTGACATCAGCGAAGAGGCCCGAAACCAGGCAGAGGCGATTTACAAAATTCATGGATATGCTGGCCCGTGAAGAAAAACCAGCTTGA
- a CDS encoding thioredoxin family protein: protein MNKLKNISFLAITLVLLVTFTGSDAFAQEKDLNWTSFEEAVELAKEQGKPILVDVWAPWCGWCKKMQKDVYPKLAVTLNENFILTRLNRDDNESRKQYQQFSITPLRLAQKFNVQNVPAVVLLSPEGEYLFHVSGFMEADKLEEVLGYVVEGQTENLLR from the coding sequence ATGAACAAGCTCAAAAACATATCATTTTTGGCAATTACACTTGTCCTGCTGGTGACCTTTACGGGGAGTGATGCTTTTGCCCAGGAAAAAGATCTGAACTGGACATCTTTTGAAGAAGCCGTGGAGCTGGCTAAAGAACAGGGTAAACCAATTTTGGTGGATGTGTGGGCACCGTGGTGTGGCTGGTGTAAGAAAATGCAGAAGGATGTCTACCCCAAGCTTGCGGTTACCCTGAATGAAAACTTCATACTCACCCGTTTGAACCGGGATGACAACGAGAGTCGTAAACAATATCAGCAGTTTTCCATCACTCCTTTAAGACTAGCTCAAAAGTTCAATGTGCAGAACGTACCGGCTGTGGTTCTACTCTCTCCGGAAGGGGAATACCTGTTTCATGTCTCGGGATTTATGGAAGCCGACAAGCTGGAAGAGGTTTTAGGATATGTGGTTGAGGGCCAAACGGAAAATCTGCTAAGATAG
- a CDS encoding TonB-dependent receptor yields the protein MKKVALTLAILFCYSFTALAQNSTGTIAGKVTSEGEPIAGANVGILELQKGSPTDIHGEYEIKNVPAGKYELQISAVGFDKIVRQVTVESGQTRTIDIKMKASLLELDQMVVTGTMRKTYVKESPVKVNVVKAEQLQQGKTSSNIMDLISSVNGLSTQLNCGVCGTNAIRINGVEGPNTAVLIDGMPIMGALASVYGLNGISPSIIDQVEVIKGPQSTLYGTQALGGVVNIITKNPALTPTLSADVYAKSTEEGNINVAYSPKFDRFEGFISGNILRLENYFDENGDNFNDLVKQSRISLFGKGTFLGKNMEQRLNFATKFYTENRTGGLEQFSDNLRGSDQIYGESIYTNRFELMTEYRPAGLNEQLRISGAVTYHNQDSYYGTDWYDAQQGIVFGQATWDQPIGDNFQLLAGTTLRYETYNDNTPATSEGTDRRWIPGIFSQGELKAGDFTFLGGLRVDHHSEHGYVTAPRLSTKFSPTDMTTFRISAGTGFRVVNVFTEDHAALTGSREVVFNEDLEPEESKSITASLEQIIPFGTNPMTVSLDGFYTHFSNKIIPDYDQDPNLIVYENLDGFSVTRGFSVGLEQNFTSLPITYNASVTIMDVYTEENGQQQALAYAPEYTGVFGATYDIHSLDLSLGYNGNLMGPKRMPDNYAEEFGRSPKSPAYSTHDLKITKEFTNVNSENGVGFEAYLSAENIFNYTQGSPLVDAGNPFGPNFDTIYTWGPIIGRTFSIGARLNLR from the coding sequence ATGAAAAAGGTAGCGCTGACTTTAGCCATACTTTTCTGTTATAGTTTTACCGCTCTTGCCCAGAATAGTACCGGAACCATTGCCGGAAAGGTAACTTCTGAAGGAGAGCCTATTGCAGGAGCAAATGTTGGAATCCTTGAATTACAAAAGGGCAGCCCGACAGATATACATGGAGAATATGAAATTAAGAATGTTCCGGCGGGGAAATACGAGCTACAAATATCAGCCGTTGGTTTTGATAAAATAGTGCGACAGGTAACCGTTGAGTCCGGCCAGACTAGAACCATTGATATCAAGATGAAAGCATCGCTTCTGGAGCTGGACCAAATGGTGGTTACGGGGACCATGCGTAAGACGTATGTAAAAGAATCGCCGGTCAAAGTAAATGTGGTAAAGGCTGAACAGCTGCAGCAGGGAAAAACCAGTTCCAATATCATGGATCTGATCAGTAGTGTAAACGGACTTTCGACCCAATTGAATTGCGGAGTTTGTGGAACCAACGCTATCCGGATTAATGGAGTGGAGGGGCCAAACACAGCCGTATTGATCGACGGAATGCCGATTATGGGAGCGCTGGCTTCGGTATATGGGTTGAATGGCATCAGCCCGTCCATCATCGATCAGGTAGAAGTGATCAAGGGTCCTCAATCTACTTTATATGGAACACAGGCTTTGGGGGGAGTGGTCAATATCATCACCAAAAACCCGGCGCTAACACCAACACTTTCTGCGGATGTATACGCCAAGAGTACCGAAGAGGGAAATATCAATGTAGCCTACTCACCAAAATTTGACCGGTTTGAAGGTTTTATAAGCGGAAACATTCTGCGTCTCGAAAATTATTTTGATGAGAACGGAGATAACTTTAACGACCTGGTTAAGCAGTCACGGATTTCATTGTTTGGAAAAGGAACTTTCCTGGGAAAGAATATGGAACAACGACTCAACTTCGCTACCAAGTTCTACACCGAAAACCGTACGGGCGGACTGGAGCAATTCTCTGATAACCTTCGTGGCTCTGACCAAATTTATGGGGAATCCATTTATACCAATCGCTTTGAGTTGATGACCGAATACCGCCCGGCCGGATTGAATGAACAACTCAGGATCAGCGGTGCCGTCACCTATCACAATCAGGACAGTTATTACGGAACCGATTGGTACGATGCGCAGCAGGGAATTGTGTTTGGTCAGGCCACCTGGGATCAGCCTATCGGCGATAACTTTCAGCTATTGGCCGGCACCACCCTTCGGTACGAAACCTACAATGACAATACCCCGGCTACTTCAGAGGGAACCGACCGGAGATGGATACCGGGTATCTTTTCACAGGGAGAATTGAAAGCCGGAGATTTTACTTTTTTAGGCGGACTTCGGGTTGACCATCATTCTGAACACGGCTACGTTACGGCTCCGAGACTATCAACCAAGTTCAGCCCAACAGATATGACCACATTCAGAATCAGTGCTGGAACCGGATTTCGGGTAGTAAATGTATTTACCGAAGACCATGCTGCGCTGACGGGTTCACGGGAAGTAGTTTTTAATGAAGATCTGGAGCCTGAAGAATCCAAAAGTATTACCGCCAGTCTGGAACAGATTATTCCTTTTGGTACGAATCCGATGACGGTAAGTCTGGATGGGTTTTACACCCACTTCTCCAATAAAATTATTCCGGATTATGATCAGGACCCCAACCTGATTGTGTATGAAAACCTGGATGGATTTTCAGTTACTCGAGGGTTTTCGGTCGGACTGGAACAGAACTTTACGTCACTTCCCATAACCTATAATGCCAGCGTGACGATCATGGATGTGTACACCGAAGAGAACGGTCAGCAACAGGCACTGGCTTATGCCCCAGAATATACCGGCGTGTTTGGGGCTACATATGATATCCACTCGCTGGATCTTTCGCTGGGATACAATGGGAACTTAATGGGGCCGAAACGCATGCCTGATAACTATGCAGAAGAGTTTGGTCGCTCTCCCAAATCGCCGGCGTATTCCACTCATGATCTCAAGATTACCAAAGAATTTACCAACGTGAACAGTGAAAATGGGGTTGGGTTTGAGGCTTATCTGTCTGCAGAAAATATTTTCAATTACACACAGGGAAGTCCGCTGGTGGATGCCGGCAATCCCTTCGGCCCAAACTTCGATACCATCTACACATGGGGACCTATTATCGGCCGCACGTTTTCCATAGGTGCACGTTTAAACCTGAGATAA
- a CDS encoding ABC transporter ATP-binding protein: MPVITTQNVTKVYNPDKVPVHALNGVDLTIEKGEFTAIVGPSGSGKTTLLNIIGGLDEPTEGKAFIKGTDLTTLSDSDLIKFRLNHIGFVFQAYNLIPVLTAIENVSFVMQMQGRPSAECREKSIALLKEVGLEDKIDKRPSELSGGQQQRVAVARALASKPDFVLADEPTANLDSVSTAELLDMMLELNEREEMTFVFSTHDQRVIDRARRVVTLVDGKIDSDEQR, translated from the coding sequence ATGCCAGTCATAACTACTCAAAACGTAACGAAAGTGTACAACCCGGATAAAGTACCGGTTCATGCATTGAATGGTGTAGATTTAACGATTGAGAAAGGAGAATTTACAGCCATCGTAGGACCTTCCGGTTCCGGTAAAACCACCTTGCTGAATATTATTGGTGGACTTGATGAACCGACCGAAGGTAAAGCATTTATTAAGGGTACAGATTTAACCACATTGTCTGACAGCGACTTGATTAAATTCAGGTTGAATCACATCGGATTTGTATTCCAGGCCTATAACCTGATTCCGGTTTTGACAGCCATCGAAAACGTGTCGTTTGTAATGCAAATGCAGGGCAGGCCTTCAGCGGAGTGTCGTGAGAAAAGTATAGCACTTTTGAAAGAAGTAGGACTGGAAGATAAGATTGATAAACGTCCTTCCGAGCTTTCGGGAGGGCAACAGCAGCGGGTGGCGGTAGCTAGAGCATTGGCTTCCAAACCTGATTTTGTACTTGCCGATGAACCGACGGCTAACCTGGATTCAGTTTCAACGGCCGAACTTTTGGATATGATGCTGGAACTGAACGAGCGGGAAGAGATGACCTTTGTCTTTTCAACCCACGATCAACGGGTAATTGACCGGGCACGCAGAGTGGTTACCTTAGTAGACGGTAAAATAGACTCTGATGAACAACGATGA
- a CDS encoding FtsX-like permease family protein, protein MIFNIIKLGWKNVWRNPTRSGVVIVAVLLGTWAGVFSAGFFNGMVQDSLNNQIELSVGHIQVMHPQFDDLYNPKYQVKNAEGIIKTLQSEPYVKDISAKSVVTGLAQSTRNSFGVTVNGVDPKSDTLLAVKKYMTQGDFFSTDRRNPIVIGQKLAERLGIEMRSRMVLSFQDVDGEITGGAFRVAGIFDSFSNQYDESTVFVLRDDLNQLIGSEDAIHNIRIDTDNLSRADIYAQRIRRQFPEVEVKTWRDISPELRYIFDMMDVSLYMVMIIITIGLIFSIINTMLMAVLERTRELGMLRAIGMDKGRTFSMIMFETFFLTMAGTPIGLLLSWLTITYFAHSGIDLSAFSEGLGEYGFSTIIYPELSFAYYMNITLMIAIAALLSAIYPAIRTLKLNPVQAIRKFN, encoded by the coding sequence ATGATATTTAACATCATCAAGCTTGGCTGGAAAAATGTGTGGCGAAATCCTACACGCAGTGGAGTAGTGATTGTGGCCGTTCTCCTTGGAACATGGGCGGGGGTATTTTCTGCAGGATTTTTCAATGGTATGGTACAGGACTCTTTGAATAATCAGATCGAATTATCGGTTGGGCATATTCAGGTTATGCATCCCCAATTTGATGATCTCTACAATCCAAAATACCAGGTCAAAAATGCAGAAGGTATTATCAAAACCCTTCAATCTGAGCCCTATGTCAAAGATATTTCAGCCAAAAGTGTAGTTACCGGATTGGCTCAAAGTACGCGGAACAGTTTTGGCGTGACGGTAAACGGGGTAGATCCGAAATCAGATACATTACTTGCTGTAAAAAAATATATGACTCAGGGTGATTTCTTTTCCACAGACCGAAGAAATCCAATTGTGATTGGTCAGAAACTGGCTGAACGTCTGGGTATTGAAATGAGATCGAGAATGGTGCTGAGCTTTCAGGACGTAGATGGAGAAATAACAGGTGGTGCATTCCGTGTTGCCGGAATTTTCGATTCCTTCAGCAATCAATATGATGAAAGTACCGTATTTGTACTCAGGGATGATCTAAATCAGCTAATAGGAAGCGAAGATGCTATTCATAATATCCGGATTGATACAGACAATTTATCCCGGGCTGATATTTATGCTCAGCGAATACGCCGGCAGTTTCCGGAAGTAGAAGTCAAGACATGGAGAGATATCTCTCCTGAGCTGCGCTATATTTTTGACATGATGGATGTGTCGCTTTATATGGTGATGATTATCATAACCATTGGGCTGATTTTCAGCATCATAAATACCATGCTGATGGCAGTATTAGAGCGAACCAGGGAGCTTGGAATGTTGCGTGCTATTGGAATGGATAAGGGTCGGACATTCAGCATGATTATGTTCGAAACTTTCTTCCTTACAATGGCAGGAACTCCGATCGGGCTACTCCTTAGCTGGCTCACCATTACCTATTTTGCGCACTCCGGAATTGATTTGAGTGCTTTTTCAGAAGGTTTAGGTGAGTATGGCTTTAGCACGATTATCTATCCGGAGCTCTCGTTTGCCTATTACATGAACATCACTCTTATGATTGCTATTGCAGCACTTCTTTCAGCCATTTATCCGGCAATCAGAACACTAAAATTAAACCCGGTTCAGGCTATCAGAAAATTCAACTAA
- a CDS encoding FtsX-like permease family protein translates to MLQIRLAWRNIWRNRRRTFITILSIVVAVLLSSVMRAMQEGQYDDMIENTVGTFTGYIQIQHTGYWDEKTLDNTLVVADSLIGNLEKTETVKHIIPRLQSFALAAGENQSRPAMVLGIDVLKEKYLSNPGNRLQTGEYFDSNTEQAVLLGKEMMLRLDVQVGDSLVLIGQGFRGQSATGLYEIKGSVGFPSSEMNKNMVMIPLETAQNFFASYNRLTALTLTLTDADEVEKTVQNLKAQLSAEDYKVMGWQEMMPELMQSIEADRGSGFILMFILYIVVGFGILGTVLMMISERTYEFGVMLSVGTPRSTIFLILAIEMFIVTLLGATTGILISIPVAWYFNINPIQLPDNMTEVMEGYGMEPVIQFATDPDIFYSQAIIVFIITLIFCVMPLLKASRLNPVQALRT, encoded by the coding sequence ATGCTACAAATAAGATTAGCCTGGAGAAATATCTGGCGGAACCGTCGCCGGACTTTCATTACGATCCTGTCCATTGTGGTGGCTGTACTGTTGTCCTCGGTTATGCGCGCTATGCAGGAAGGGCAATATGATGATATGATCGAGAATACGGTGGGTACCTTTACCGGCTATATTCAGATTCAACATACCGGCTACTGGGATGAAAAAACACTGGATAATACCTTGGTGGTTGCAGACTCACTGATAGGAAATCTTGAAAAAACAGAAACGGTCAAACACATCATTCCGAGACTACAGTCGTTTGCCCTGGCTGCCGGTGAAAACCAAAGCCGTCCGGCTATGGTGTTGGGGATTGATGTGCTGAAAGAGAAGTATCTGAGTAACCCCGGGAACCGACTTCAAACAGGTGAATATTTTGATTCAAATACTGAACAGGCCGTTTTGCTTGGCAAAGAGATGATGCTACGGCTGGATGTTCAGGTTGGAGATAGTTTGGTGCTGATTGGTCAGGGTTTCAGGGGGCAGAGTGCAACCGGCCTGTATGAAATCAAAGGATCGGTGGGTTTCCCAAGTTCTGAAATGAATAAAAATATGGTGATGATTCCTCTGGAAACTGCACAAAACTTTTTTGCTTCCTATAATCGACTTACTGCTCTAACACTGACACTTACTGATGCAGATGAGGTGGAAAAAACAGTTCAAAATTTAAAAGCTCAATTATCCGCCGAAGATTATAAGGTAATGGGCTGGCAGGAAATGATGCCCGAATTAATGCAAAGCATTGAAGCAGACCGTGGCAGTGGGTTTATTCTGATGTTTATCCTATACATCGTTGTTGGGTTTGGAATACTGGGTACCGTGTTGATGATGATCAGTGAGCGCACCTATGAATTTGGAGTCATGCTTTCGGTAGGCACGCCCCGATCCACCATTTTTCTCATTCTGGCTATAGAAATGTTTATTGTAACCCTGCTTGGCGCAACCACAGGAATTTTGATATCCATTCCTGTAGCATGGTATTTCAACATAAACCCTATTCAGCTTCCGGATAATATGACGGAAGTGATGGAAGGATATGGAATGGAGCCGGTGATTCAATTTGCAACAGACCCTGATATATTTTATTCACAGGCTATCATAGTGTTTATCATCACTCTCATTTTTTGTGTGATGCCGTTACTGAAAGCAAGTCGTTTGAATCCCGTACAAGCTTTGAGGACCTGA
- a CDS encoding outer membrane lipoprotein-sorting protein encodes MIHKSLSLLVLAAFCFCECLQAQDATQIIERANEKMQGESSKAEMTMQIVRPNWERSVSFKSWSKGEDYSLILITAPARDEGTAFLMRENEIWNWLPDVNRTIKMPPSMMSQSWMGSDFSNNDLVRESSIVTDYSHTLLQDTTINGYECYRIEMIPKPTAPIVWAKVHTYISKEQYLQLRSEFYDEDDYLVRIMSGSEVKEMGGRLIPTKLEMIPVEEEGNKTVVTYQSLEFNIDVSERFFSIQNMKRIQ; translated from the coding sequence ATGATTCATAAATCATTATCACTCTTAGTATTGGCAGCATTCTGTTTTTGTGAATGCCTGCAGGCTCAGGATGCCACTCAGATTATTGAACGAGCTAACGAAAAAATGCAGGGTGAAAGCTCAAAAGCAGAGATGACCATGCAGATTGTTCGCCCGAATTGGGAACGCAGTGTTTCCTTCAAAAGCTGGAGCAAAGGGGAAGACTACAGCCTTATTTTAATAACTGCACCTGCAAGGGATGAAGGCACTGCTTTTCTGATGAGAGAAAATGAAATTTGGAACTGGTTGCCGGATGTAAACCGGACCATTAAGATGCCGCCTTCAATGATGAGCCAATCCTGGATGGGATCTGATTTTTCTAATAACGATTTGGTTCGTGAGTCTTCCATCGTTACCGACTACTCACATACATTGTTGCAGGATACTACCATCAATGGCTATGAATGCTATCGAATTGAAATGATCCCGAAGCCAACTGCTCCCATCGTTTGGGCAAAAGTTCATACTTACATTTCCAAAGAGCAGTATCTGCAGTTAAGATCTGAGTTTTATGATGAAGATGATTACCTGGTGCGAATTATGAGCGGTTCGGAGGTAAAAGAAATGGGAGGACGATTAATCCCAACGAAATTAGAGATGATACCAGTGGAAGAAGAGGGCAACAAAACAGTGGTTACTTATCAAAGCCTGGAATTTAATATTGATGTCTCAGAACGCTTTTTCAGTATCCAAAACATGAAACGAATACAGTAA
- the hisH gene encoding imidazole glycerol phosphate synthase subunit HisH translates to MIGIIKYKAGNTASVANALNRLGAEFFFAETPEELERAKAVVFPGVGHAGSAMKSLEEKGVDEWLKNTKKPVLGICVGMQLLFESSSEGDTAGLGIIPGSLKKFDETQAKVPHMGWNKLHDTERHAILKNLIDKHYLYFVHSYYAPVGDYTLATCNYINDFSAIVAKDNFIGVQFHPEKSGSVGSMILQNFLDLVYSPEKVQV, encoded by the coding sequence ATGATAGGAATCATCAAGTATAAAGCTGGGAACACTGCTTCTGTTGCAAATGCCTTAAACAGACTGGGTGCGGAATTCTTCTTTGCGGAAACCCCTGAGGAACTTGAAAGGGCAAAAGCAGTGGTATTTCCGGGTGTTGGTCATGCGGGTTCAGCTATGAAATCTCTTGAAGAAAAAGGGGTTGATGAATGGCTTAAAAATACCAAAAAACCTGTTTTGGGTATTTGCGTGGGAATGCAGCTTTTGTTTGAGTCTTCTTCTGAAGGAGATACCGCAGGGCTTGGAATCATACCGGGCTCGCTTAAGAAATTCGATGAAACCCAGGCCAAAGTTCCTCATATGGGCTGGAACAAGCTTCACGACACCGAAAGGCATGCTATCCTTAAAAACCTGATTGACAAGCACTATTTGTATTTCGTGCATAGCTACTACGCCCCGGTTGGTGATTATACGCTGGCAACCTGTAATTATATAAACGACTTTTCTGCTATTGTTGCCAAGGATAATTTCATCGGGGTTCAGTTTCATCCTGAAAAATCCGGAAGTGTGGGCTCCATGATTCTGCAGAATTTCCTAGACCTGGTATACTCGCCTGAGAAAGTTCAGGTTTAG